The following proteins come from a genomic window of Euzebyales bacterium:
- a CDS encoding DoxX family protein, which yields MDPGSALAAVDVGLLLLRLAVGVTFSLHGFQKLFGWFGGGGLDGTARWFRSLGFGDGRAAAVMAGSCEVCGGLGLAAGLLTPLAAAAMIGAMTTAAFVNNAEGGFWSVAKGWELNGYLIAVAWTVATTGPGRLSLDAVLDLGGLSGAVPGVLALLAGIGLGYARWATRRPPGDA from the coding sequence ATGGATCCCGGGTCGGCGCTGGCGGCCGTCGACGTCGGACTGCTGCTGCTCCGGCTCGCCGTCGGGGTCACGTTCTCGCTGCACGGGTTCCAGAAGTTGTTCGGGTGGTTCGGCGGCGGTGGGCTGGACGGCACGGCCCGCTGGTTCCGGTCCCTGGGCTTCGGCGACGGCCGTGCCGCGGCGGTCATGGCGGGCTCGTGCGAGGTGTGTGGGGGGCTCGGCCTCGCCGCCGGGCTGCTCACCCCGCTGGCGGCCGCGGCGATGATCGGCGCGATGACCACCGCCGCGTTCGTCAACAACGCCGAGGGCGGGTTCTGGTCGGTGGCCAAGGGCTGGGAGCTCAACGGCTACCTGATCGCCGTCGCGTGGACGGTCGCCACCACGGGGCCTGGCAGGCTGTCGCTCGACGCGGTGCTCGACCTTGGCGGGCTGTCGGGCGCGGTCCCGGGAGTGCTGGCACTGCTCGCCGGCATCGGACTCGGCTACGCGCGGTGGGCGACCCGTCGACCGCCCGGCGACGCGTGA
- the purL gene encoding phosphoribosylformylglycinamidine synthase subunit PurL, whose product MSSAHIEPAGRPRELAAELGLSGEEYDRIEATLGRVPSTAELGTFSVMWSEHCSYKSSRVHLRRLPTTGDHLLAGPGDNAGVVDVGGGRAVAFKIESHNHPSFVEPFQGAATGVGGIVRDILTMGARPIALLDPLRFGDPASDRTRWLVDGVVRGIGHYGNSIGVPIVGGEVAFDPCYQGNPLVNVLCVGVLPAHGVQRARAEHVGDVAVLIGQRTGRDGIGGASVLASADFSSAGDDAKRPNVQVGDPFAGNTLIECCLELYARDLVHGIQDMGAAGIVCSSAEMAAAAGLGMRVDLDRVPLREPSMQAWEILCSESQERMLALVGPDHVDEVVAACARWGVDATPIGAVTDDDRLVFERGGVVVHDAPARALADEAPLYQRPVAPWVHPAAEEDVDASAPPGDLRAAAIAVLTSPSIAPPTWITQQYDSIVGSGSFHGCGASAAVLRLPPADGWGALPSDVRGVAVATDGNGRWCTLDPQLGARLVVAEAARNVACTGARPVAATNCLNFGSPERPEVMGAFSATVDGMSAACLALGTPISGGNVSFYNATDGQSIHPTPVVGVLGVIDDVTTAVPVAPPHPDVALCVVGADQRPGLGGSEYLWATAGRIAGRPPAIDLDEERRLQDMLGSAARDGLLRSAHDVATGGLLTTLVEVCGDRWGADVDLDGTLPVHQWLFSEAPSRVVVTVEMARLDELARACTEAALTCRRLGVVTDDRTLRVGEALRLDLDVLAAARAQVFTDLFEAADAPAAAAR is encoded by the coding sequence ATGAGTTCAGCACACATCGAGCCGGCAGGCAGGCCACGCGAGCTCGCGGCCGAGCTGGGCCTGAGCGGTGAGGAGTACGACCGCATCGAGGCGACGCTGGGCCGGGTTCCCTCGACCGCCGAGCTCGGCACGTTCTCGGTGATGTGGAGCGAGCACTGCTCCTACAAGTCGTCGCGTGTGCACCTGCGGCGCCTGCCGACCACCGGCGACCATCTGCTGGCCGGCCCTGGAGACAACGCAGGCGTGGTCGACGTCGGTGGCGGCCGCGCCGTGGCGTTCAAGATCGAGAGTCACAACCACCCGAGCTTCGTCGAGCCGTTCCAGGGCGCCGCGACCGGCGTCGGCGGCATCGTGCGCGACATCCTGACCATGGGGGCGCGCCCGATCGCGCTGCTCGATCCGCTGCGGTTCGGCGACCCGGCGTCGGACCGCACCCGCTGGCTGGTGGACGGCGTGGTGCGCGGGATCGGCCACTACGGCAACTCGATCGGCGTGCCAATCGTCGGTGGCGAGGTCGCCTTCGACCCCTGCTACCAGGGCAACCCGCTGGTCAACGTGTTGTGCGTCGGCGTGCTGCCCGCCCACGGCGTGCAGCGCGCGCGGGCCGAGCACGTGGGCGACGTCGCCGTGCTGATCGGCCAGCGGACCGGACGCGACGGCATCGGTGGGGCCAGCGTGCTGGCGTCCGCCGACTTCAGCTCGGCCGGCGACGACGCGAAGCGCCCGAACGTGCAGGTGGGTGACCCGTTCGCGGGCAACACGCTGATCGAGTGCTGCCTGGAGCTGTACGCCCGCGACCTGGTGCACGGGATCCAGGACATGGGCGCGGCCGGCATCGTGTGCTCGTCGGCCGAGATGGCCGCCGCGGCGGGGCTGGGCATGCGCGTCGACCTGGACCGTGTGCCCCTGCGGGAGCCGTCGATGCAGGCCTGGGAGATCCTGTGCTCCGAGTCGCAGGAGCGCATGCTCGCGCTGGTCGGACCCGACCACGTCGACGAGGTCGTGGCCGCGTGCGCCCGGTGGGGCGTCGACGCCACACCGATCGGCGCGGTGACCGATGACGACCGCCTGGTCTTCGAGCGTGGCGGCGTCGTGGTCCACGATGCGCCGGCGCGCGCGTTGGCCGACGAGGCCCCGCTCTACCAGCGGCCGGTCGCGCCGTGGGTGCACCCGGCGGCAGAGGAGGACGTCGACGCGTCGGCCCCACCCGGCGACCTCCGCGCCGCTGCGATCGCCGTGCTGACAAGCCCGAGCATAGCCCCACCAACCTGGATCACGCAGCAGTACGACAGCATCGTCGGGTCCGGCTCCTTCCACGGCTGCGGCGCGAGTGCCGCCGTCCTGCGGCTGCCCCCCGCCGACGGATGGGGCGCGCTGCCGTCGGACGTGCGCGGCGTCGCGGTCGCCACCGACGGCAACGGGCGGTGGTGCACGCTGGATCCCCAGCTCGGCGCCCGGCTCGTCGTCGCCGAGGCCGCCCGCAACGTCGCCTGCACCGGCGCGCGGCCCGTCGCGGCGACCAACTGCCTGAACTTCGGCTCGCCCGAACGACCCGAGGTCATGGGCGCGTTCTCCGCGACGGTCGACGGCATGTCGGCCGCGTGCCTCGCGCTCGGCACGCCGATCAGCGGTGGCAACGTCAGCTTCTACAACGCGACCGACGGCCAGTCGATCCACCCCACCCCCGTGGTCGGGGTGCTCGGCGTCATCGACGACGTCACCACCGCCGTGCCGGTCGCCCCTCCGCACCCCGACGTGGCGCTGTGCGTCGTGGGCGCCGACCAACGACCGGGGCTCGGCGGGTCCGAATACCTCTGGGCCACCGCGGGACGCATCGCCGGGCGGCCGCCGGCGATCGACCTCGACGAGGAGCGCCGCCTCCAGGACATGCTGGGGTCCGCGGCCCGAGACGGCTTGCTGCGCAGCGCGCACGACGTGGCGACCGGTGGCCTGCTGACCACGCTCGTCGAGGTCTGCGGCGACCGGTGGGGCGCCGACGTCGACCTCGACGGCACGCTGCCGGTGCACCAGTGGCTGTTCAGCGAGGCACCCAGCCGCGTCGTCGTGACGGTCGAGATGGCCAGGCTCGACGAGCTCGCGCGCGCGTGCACCGAGGCAGCGCTGACCTGCCGACGGCTGGGCGTCGTCACCGACGACCGCACGCTGCGCGTGGGCGAAGCGCTGCGGCTCGACCTGGACGTGCTGGCGGCTGCGCGCGCGCAGGTGTTCACCGACCTGTTCGAGGCGGCCGACGCGCCCGCCGCGGCCGCGCGCTGA
- the ppk2 gene encoding polyphosphate kinase 2, with protein MTTTEERVLTDDDYKSSGRIRKPIYEEELGRLQIELVKQQEWIKQEGLRVVVLFEGRDAAGKGGVIKRITASTNPRIVRVVALGTPSDREKTQWYFQRYVEQLPAAGEMVLLDRSWYNRAGVERVMGFATEDQVEEFMRSCPQFERMLIRSGIILIKYWFSVSDEEQERRFQARIEDPTKRWKLSPMDIESRDKWQEYSIAKDEMFAHTDIKQSPWWVVNADDKRNARLNCIAHLLEQIPYEDLTPDPFELPPRPAPVKGYVRPPMEEQTFVPERY; from the coding sequence ATGACGACCACCGAAGAGCGCGTGCTCACCGACGACGACTACAAATCCAGCGGTCGGATCCGCAAACCGATCTACGAGGAGGAGCTGGGGCGCCTCCAGATCGAGCTGGTCAAGCAGCAGGAATGGATCAAGCAGGAGGGCCTGCGCGTGGTCGTGCTCTTCGAGGGGCGTGACGCGGCGGGCAAGGGCGGCGTGATCAAACGGATCACGGCGAGCACCAACCCCCGCATCGTGCGGGTCGTGGCCCTCGGGACGCCCAGCGACCGCGAGAAGACCCAGTGGTACTTCCAGCGCTACGTCGAGCAGCTGCCCGCGGCCGGCGAGATGGTGCTGCTCGACCGGTCCTGGTACAACCGCGCGGGCGTCGAGCGGGTCATGGGCTTCGCGACCGAGGACCAGGTCGAGGAGTTCATGCGGTCGTGCCCGCAGTTCGAGCGCATGCTGATCCGGTCGGGCATCATCCTGATCAAGTACTGGTTCTCGGTCAGCGACGAGGAGCAGGAGCGCAGGTTCCAGGCGCGCATCGAGGATCCCACGAAGCGCTGGAAGCTGTCGCCGATGGACATCGAGTCACGCGACAAGTGGCAGGAGTACTCGATCGCGAAGGACGAGATGTTCGCTCACACCGACATCAAGCAGTCGCCGTGGTGGGTGGTCAACGCGGACGACAAGCGCAATGCGCGCCTGAACTGCATCGCCCACCTGCTGGAGCAGATCCCCTATGAGGACCTCACGCCCGATCCGTTCGAGCTACCACCGCGCCCCGCGCCCGTGAAGGGATACGTGCGTCCGCCGATGGAGGAACAGACCTTCGTCCCCGAGCGCTACTAG
- the purQ gene encoding phosphoribosylformylglycinamidine synthase subunit PurQ, translating to MRIGVVVFPGSCDDRDAAQAVAVMGHTPVALWHGDADLAGVDAVVLPGGFSYGDYLRAGAIARFAPAVQSLISFARQGGPVLGICNGFQVLCEAGLLPGALTRNARLRFVHRPQHLRLEAGPDRGRVVHIPVKHGEGRFVHPAPDELASSGQVLARYCEADGTRSPDANPNGSVDDIAGVTNVRGNVLGLMPHPEHAVDPLLGSTDGRLVLAHAFSAVPTG from the coding sequence ATGCGGATCGGTGTGGTCGTGTTTCCCGGCTCGTGTGACGATCGCGACGCCGCCCAGGCGGTGGCCGTGATGGGCCACACACCCGTAGCGCTGTGGCACGGTGACGCGGACCTGGCCGGTGTGGACGCGGTCGTGCTGCCGGGTGGGTTCAGCTACGGCGACTACCTGCGCGCCGGCGCCATCGCCCGGTTCGCGCCCGCGGTCCAGTCGCTGATCTCGTTCGCCCGGCAGGGCGGGCCGGTCCTGGGCATCTGCAACGGCTTCCAGGTGCTGTGCGAGGCCGGCCTGCTGCCTGGCGCGCTGACGCGCAACGCCCGCCTGCGGTTCGTCCACCGGCCCCAGCACCTGCGGCTCGAGGCCGGCCCCGACCGCGGCAGAGTGGTGCACATCCCGGTCAAGCACGGCGAGGGCCGCTTCGTGCACCCGGCTCCCGACGAGCTCGCCTCGTCGGGCCAGGTGCTCGCCCGCTACTGCGAGGCCGACGGCACCCGCTCACCCGACGCGAACCCCAACGGCAGCGTCGACGACATCGCGGGTGTGACGAATGTCCGCGGCAACGTGCTCGGCCTGATGCCGCACCCCGAGCACGCCGTCGACCCGCTCCTCGGGTCGACTGACGGCCGCCTCGTGCTGGCGCACGCCTTCTCGGCGGTGCCCACGGGCTGA
- the purS gene encoding phosphoribosylformylglycinamidine synthase subunit PurS, with translation MARVHIDVMLKDEILDPQGQAVQRALPTLGYQGIADVRVGKHIELTIDDDADLDSVIDGLAGELLANPVIEQFTWRVDGA, from the coding sequence ATGGCGCGCGTGCACATCGACGTGATGCTCAAGGACGAGATCTTGGACCCGCAGGGCCAGGCGGTGCAGCGCGCGCTGCCGACCCTGGGCTACCAGGGCATCGCGGACGTGCGGGTCGGCAAACACATCGAGCTGACGATCGACGACGACGCCGACCTCGACAGCGTGATCGACGGGCTGGCCGGGGAGCTGCTGGCGAACCCGGTGATCGAGCAGTTCACCTGGCGGGTCGACGGAGCGTGA
- a CDS encoding phosphoribosylaminoimidazolesuccinocarboxamide synthase, with amino-acid sequence MIAELPGVAALPSGKVRERYVVDDDVLLLVASDRISAYDCVLPTRIPDKGAVLTAMSDFWFGMLDVPNHRITCDPERFPLSLAPVAEQLHGRAMLCRIANPVPIECVVRGYLSGSAWVEYQATRGISDIRLPDGLVESERFPVPIFTPATKAVTGHDENISFAEMTGLIGAELAATLRDTSLHLYREAAEHARSRGIILADTKFEFGLIGGAPVLIDEVCTPDSSRFWAVDTYEPGRPQHSYDKQFVRDWLDQSGWDRTAPGPELPSDVVARTRERYVQAYETLTGRSFDDWMA; translated from the coding sequence ATGATCGCGGAACTTCCAGGTGTCGCGGCACTGCCGTCCGGCAAGGTCCGTGAGCGCTACGTGGTCGACGACGACGTGCTGCTGCTCGTCGCGTCGGACCGCATCAGCGCGTACGACTGCGTGCTGCCGACCCGCATCCCCGACAAGGGTGCGGTGCTGACCGCCATGAGCGACTTCTGGTTCGGGATGCTCGACGTGCCCAACCATCGGATCACCTGCGATCCCGAACGGTTCCCGCTGTCGCTCGCACCCGTCGCCGAGCAGCTGCACGGCAGGGCGATGCTGTGCCGGATCGCGAATCCAGTGCCGATCGAGTGCGTCGTGCGCGGCTACCTGTCGGGGTCGGCGTGGGTCGAGTACCAGGCGACGAGGGGCATCAGTGACATCCGCCTGCCCGACGGCCTGGTCGAGTCGGAGCGCTTCCCCGTGCCGATCTTCACGCCGGCGACCAAGGCGGTCACCGGTCACGACGAGAACATCTCCTTCGCCGAGATGACCGGCCTGATCGGCGCGGAGCTCGCCGCCACGCTGCGGGACACGTCGCTGCACCTCTACCGCGAGGCAGCCGAGCACGCACGCTCGCGCGGCATCATCCTGGCCGACACCAAGTTCGAGTTCGGCCTGATCGGCGGGGCACCGGTGCTGATCGACGAGGTGTGCACCCCCGACTCATCGAGGTTCTGGGCGGTCGACACCTACGAACCGGGGCGGCCACAGCACTCCTACGACAAGCAGTTCGTACGCGACTGGCTCGACCAGAGCGGCTGGGACCGCACCGCACCAGGACCGGAGCTACCGTCGGACGTCGTGGCCCGCACCCGCGAGCGGTACGTGCAGGCCTACGAGACCTTGACCGGCCGTTCGTTCGACGACTGGATGGCGTGA